The Paucidesulfovibrio gracilis DSM 16080 genome contains a region encoding:
- a CDS encoding tRNA (cytidine(34)-2'-O)-methyltransferase, translating to MQIALYQPQIPPNTGNVARLCAATDTPLHLIGPLGFSLDDRYLKRAGLDYWPKVRLTVHENWEAFLASSPGRLIGTSARAGTAYHAFDYAPEDCLLLGPEAVGLPIQALQHTSQCVRIPTTDNVRSLNLATSAGILLYEALRSCNLLPGM from the coding sequence ATGCAAATCGCACTCTACCAACCACAGATCCCGCCCAACACGGGCAATGTAGCCCGACTTTGTGCCGCCACGGACACCCCGCTGCATCTTATCGGGCCTCTGGGATTCTCACTGGATGACCGCTACCTCAAACGCGCCGGGCTGGACTATTGGCCCAAAGTCCGCCTCACGGTCCACGAAAACTGGGAAGCGTTCCTTGCCTCTTCTCCTGGTCGCCTGATCGGCACCAGCGCCCGGGCCGGAACCGCCTACCACGCTTTTGACTACGCCCCGGAGGACTGCCTGCTCCTGGGACCGGAAGCCGTGGGCCTCCCCATCCAGGCACTGCAGCACACCAGTCAGTGCGTGCGCATCCCCACGACAGACAACGTACGTAGCCTGAATCTCGCGACTTCGGCGGGCATTCTGCTTTACGAAGCCCTGCGGTCCTGCAACCTGCTGCCCGGGATGTAG
- a CDS encoding mannose-1-phosphate guanylyltransferase/mannose-6-phosphate isomerase, with amino-acid sequence MIQPVILSGGKGSRLWPLSREQHPKQFLNVRGNGTLFQQTVRRIGIIPDVSSTMVLCNNDHRFLVAEQLRELNHHARIVLEPTARDTAPALCVAALLCREEDPVLLILPADHVISNDPQFAEAVAKAAPLAQDGDLVTLGVRPGHAEPNFGYLRAGAPVGDGFQVDKFTEKPDQQTAQALLSDPKYFWNSGIFLTKASTLYQELQRFEPEIVHCCDQAVAGQYNDLDFIRLDREAFSRCPAKSIDYAVMERTERCRMVPLDAEWSDLGSWSAMRHSAQDKDAAGNVLRGDVLAQDCTNCYLHSQKRLLAAVGLQDIIAVETPDAILVGHKDKMQHVRDITQQLKTQHRTEALAHTTEYRPWGGFECIATEHRFQVKRIQVKPGHILSLQMHHHRAEHWIIVKGTAKVRIGDNDFLLTEDQSTYIPIGQVHRLENPGKVPLELIEIQTGSYLGEDDIVRFEDVYGR; translated from the coding sequence ATGATTCAGCCGGTAATCCTCAGCGGCGGAAAGGGAAGCCGTCTTTGGCCTCTTTCCCGGGAACAACATCCCAAGCAGTTTTTGAATGTTCGCGGAAACGGCACCCTTTTTCAACAAACTGTCCGCCGGATCGGAATCATCCCTGATGTGTCCTCCACCATGGTGCTCTGCAACAACGATCACCGCTTCCTTGTGGCGGAACAACTCCGTGAACTAAACCATCACGCCCGTATCGTTCTGGAACCGACCGCCCGGGACACGGCTCCGGCCCTCTGTGTGGCCGCCCTGCTCTGCCGCGAGGAAGACCCCGTCCTGCTCATTCTTCCAGCGGACCACGTCATCTCAAACGATCCCCAATTTGCAGAAGCCGTAGCCAAAGCCGCACCTCTGGCCCAAGATGGAGACCTCGTCACTCTAGGGGTCCGCCCCGGCCATGCGGAACCCAATTTCGGCTACCTCCGGGCCGGCGCTCCGGTAGGCGATGGGTTCCAAGTGGACAAATTCACGGAAAAACCCGACCAGCAGACCGCGCAGGCCTTGCTCTCGGACCCGAAATATTTTTGGAACAGCGGCATCTTTCTTACCAAGGCCTCCACACTGTACCAGGAACTGCAACGTTTTGAACCGGAAATTGTCCACTGCTGCGACCAGGCCGTGGCAGGCCAATACAATGATCTGGATTTCATCCGCCTGGACCGGGAGGCTTTTTCCCGTTGCCCGGCCAAATCCATCGACTACGCGGTGATGGAACGCACCGAACGGTGCCGGATGGTCCCCCTGGACGCTGAATGGAGCGACCTCGGTTCCTGGTCCGCCATGCGCCATTCCGCACAGGACAAAGATGCCGCGGGCAACGTTCTGCGTGGGGACGTTCTCGCCCAGGATTGCACCAACTGCTACCTGCACAGCCAAAAACGTCTGCTGGCCGCTGTCGGCTTGCAGGACATCATCGCCGTGGAAACCCCGGATGCCATCCTCGTGGGACACAAGGACAAGATGCAGCATGTCCGGGACATCACCCAACAGCTCAAAACCCAACACCGCACCGAAGCTCTGGCGCACACCACGGAATACCGTCCCTGGGGCGGATTCGAATGCATCGCCACGGAACACCGTTTTCAAGTCAAACGCATCCAGGTCAAGCCCGGTCACATCCTTTCCCTGCAGATGCACCACCATCGGGCCGAGCATTGGATCATCGTCAAAGGAACCGCCAAGGTTCGTATCGGCGACAACGACTTCCTCCTTACCGAGGATCAGTCCACTTACATTCCCATCGGTCAGGTGCATCGTCTGGAAAACCCCGGCAAAGTCCCCCTGGAACTCATTGAAATCCAAACCGGCTCCTACCTCGGCGAGGACGACATCGTTCGATTTGAGGATGTTTACGGAAGGTAG
- a CDS encoding ATP-binding protein, with protein MKQFFPAPPLPRSGPCPTIAVRNQSIFRTRRFARVALFFLALAFFPAAATAQPPGDDTVLVIRGDANYPPYEYLEKGVPTGFNVELIQAVARIMDMRLRIELGPWNRVRSQLESATIDGLTGMYYSPDRDRFVDFSTPFIRTYHSVFTRRGSPVHSDKDLAGRSLLVQRGDIMHDFAIKRFPETNIVAVATQEEALRLLAMGYFDAALLATLQGLYNVDRLTLNNIVAVGTPMEPRDYCFAVPEGHTQTISRLNEGLAIARQTGVYKELHDKWFGKFAPPSFWQRWRAAVLTALVVCVGFLVIALVWSWSLRKKVFERTSELQNELAERKVMETALEQSERRYRRLVENAGDAFFLVDTQGTIQDVNQAACDVLGFSREQLMDSPVSTYAPGYAQQTQEGWLSQLEDAATTFRTELVRKDGSQLPVEIKVVAFSEGEQRYIFGIVRDISARLRIESELVQAKEDAEEANQAKSRFLANMSHEIRTPLNGMLGMLQLMRDTSLTQEQQTYTREAIASCQRLTHLLGDILDISRIESKKMHIRQDSFRLPEELQTLETLFGPTARQKGLTLELSCDPKLDIALLGDPGRLQQIFSNLVGNALKYTENGSVYISAELLPRENETEYPIVFMVRDNGIGIGEDALPHLFEPFMQEDNTYTRRHQGAGLGLSIVKRLVDLMGGRITVESTPGHGTTFTIILRFPLDRSTTEPTRPPLPKPLRTVSLHGLRILVVEDDRVNRLTLTRFLEKQEVVVDEAENGQDALDAVRDTPFDAILMDVQMPIMDGLEAARTIRTGTGTATAPDVPIIALTAYAMDEDRDNCLAAGMDDYLPKPVDMNLLAEKLDTLLRRHETEESDSEGQEIYGTGGGI; from the coding sequence ATGAAACAATTCTTCCCTGCTCCGCCGTTGCCACGGTCCGGCCCGTGTCCCACTATCGCCGTACGGAACCAATCCATCTTCCGAACACGCCGGTTCGCAAGAGTTGCCTTATTTTTTCTGGCCCTCGCGTTCTTTCCCGCCGCCGCCACAGCCCAACCGCCAGGAGATGACACCGTCCTGGTCATACGTGGCGACGCAAACTATCCGCCCTACGAATATCTTGAAAAAGGCGTTCCCACCGGATTCAATGTTGAATTGATTCAGGCGGTGGCCCGCATTATGGACATGCGTCTGCGGATCGAACTCGGTCCATGGAATCGGGTGCGCTCCCAACTGGAATCCGCCACCATCGACGGGCTAACGGGGATGTACTATTCTCCGGACCGCGACCGGTTCGTGGATTTTTCAACACCTTTTATCCGAACCTACCACTCCGTTTTCACGCGACGCGGATCCCCTGTCCACTCGGACAAGGATCTCGCCGGGAGAAGTCTGCTCGTTCAACGTGGTGACATCATGCATGACTTCGCCATCAAACGTTTCCCCGAAACCAATATCGTTGCCGTGGCCACGCAGGAAGAAGCCTTACGACTCCTGGCCATGGGATATTTTGACGCAGCCCTATTGGCCACTTTGCAGGGGCTATATAATGTCGACCGCCTCACACTCAACAATATCGTCGCGGTCGGTACTCCCATGGAACCAAGGGATTACTGTTTTGCCGTACCTGAGGGCCATACCCAGACCATCAGCCGTCTCAACGAGGGGTTGGCCATTGCCCGGCAAACCGGCGTATATAAGGAATTGCACGATAAATGGTTCGGGAAGTTCGCTCCGCCCAGCTTTTGGCAGCGCTGGCGTGCCGCCGTGCTCACGGCTCTTGTCGTTTGTGTAGGTTTCCTGGTCATTGCTCTGGTCTGGTCCTGGTCTCTGCGGAAAAAAGTCTTTGAGCGAACGTCAGAACTCCAAAACGAACTGGCCGAACGCAAAGTCATGGAAACGGCCCTTGAACAGAGCGAAAGACGGTACCGACGGCTGGTGGAAAATGCAGGCGATGCATTTTTCCTCGTGGACACCCAAGGGACGATTCAGGACGTAAACCAGGCGGCGTGCGATGTGCTCGGATTCTCCAGGGAACAGCTCATGGATTCTCCCGTTTCCACCTATGCGCCAGGCTACGCCCAACAGACGCAGGAAGGCTGGCTCTCTCAACTCGAGGACGCTGCAACCACCTTTCGAACGGAACTAGTGCGAAAGGACGGCTCGCAACTGCCCGTGGAAATCAAGGTCGTAGCGTTTTCCGAAGGAGAACAACGATATATTTTCGGCATCGTGCGGGACATCTCCGCCCGCCTCCGCATTGAATCCGAATTGGTACAAGCCAAGGAGGACGCCGAAGAGGCCAACCAGGCCAAGAGCCGTTTTCTGGCCAACATGAGCCATGAAATACGCACCCCCCTCAACGGCATGCTCGGAATGCTGCAGCTCATGCGCGACACATCGTTAACGCAGGAACAACAGACCTACACACGGGAAGCCATTGCCTCCTGCCAACGACTGACCCACCTGCTGGGGGATATTCTGGATATTTCCCGCATCGAATCCAAAAAAATGCATATTCGCCAGGATTCCTTCCGCTTGCCCGAAGAGCTTCAGACCCTGGAAACGCTTTTTGGCCCCACGGCACGACAGAAGGGACTAACCCTGGAGCTGAGCTGCGATCCGAAGCTGGACATCGCACTGCTGGGCGACCCGGGGCGATTGCAACAGATTTTCAGCAATCTGGTGGGCAACGCCCTCAAATATACGGAAAACGGAAGCGTGTACATTTCGGCAGAACTCCTGCCCCGCGAAAACGAAACCGAATACCCAATCGTCTTCATGGTTCGAGACAACGGCATCGGCATCGGCGAAGACGCTTTGCCCCACCTCTTTGAACCGTTCATGCAGGAAGACAACACCTACACCCGTCGGCATCAAGGCGCGGGCCTGGGACTGTCCATCGTCAAACGCTTGGTGGACCTCATGGGAGGGCGCATTACCGTGGAGAGCACTCCGGGACACGGCACCACCTTCACCATCATACTCCGCTTTCCCCTGGACCGCTCCACAACGGAACCAACTCGGCCTCCCCTCCCCAAACCGCTCCGGACCGTCTCGCTCCACGGGCTGCGTATCCTTGTGGTGGAGGACGACCGCGTGAATCGCCTGACTCTGACGCGTTTTCTGGAAAAACAAGAAGTGGTGGTGGATGAAGCGGAAAATGGGCAGGACGCGCTGGATGCCGTGCGCGATACTCCCTTTGACGCGATTCTCATGGATGTGCAGATGCCCATAATGGACGGACTGGAGGCCGCCCGGACGATTCGAACCGGCACAGGGACGGCCACGGCTCCCGATGTACCGATCATCGCGTTGACCGCCTACGCTATGGACGAAGATCGCGACAATTGCCTGGCGGCCGGGATGGACGACTATTTACCCAAGCCCGTGGATATGAATCTGCTTGCGGAAAAACTCGATACGCTTTTAAGGCGGCACGAGACAGAAGAAAGCGACAGCGAGGGTCAGGAAATCTATGGTACCGGAGGCGGGATTTGA
- a CDS encoding tetratricopeptide repeat protein, producing MSSPNEAQSAWEEYMRRSGMPSCAFSTRKTIKIGTGTTTQRKESKIFWVGTKLDDSQFEIQRVNKHMAPSGDVQHIPADKFYKDFHPEVELFNTRILPVMRSIEQAVNRGDRHRERGEPYSAEFEYNIALGHDEQCVRALFGMGLVYLSRNETDKARNVFKELVEINATFAPEHKHLFNEFGIQMRKRGMFEEAVSYFQRGLRFDTDDENLFFNAARANYEMGNYQECVRNLTASLEINSAANEAREFARYLQQHIGRLMREARLENHIATPLREAVEHANLLAEQQTAPDGGPNASESKGNHKRLRYDTQSRNIDILS from the coding sequence ATGAGCAGCCCGAACGAAGCCCAATCCGCCTGGGAAGAATACATGCGCAGAAGCGGTATGCCAAGCTGCGCCTTTTCCACGCGGAAAACGATCAAAATAGGCACCGGCACGACGACGCAAAGAAAGGAATCCAAAATTTTTTGGGTCGGAACCAAGCTGGACGATTCCCAGTTTGAAATCCAACGCGTCAACAAGCACATGGCCCCCTCCGGAGACGTGCAGCATATCCCGGCAGACAAATTTTACAAAGATTTCCACCCGGAAGTGGAACTGTTCAATACCAGAATTCTTCCTGTAATGCGCAGCATAGAACAGGCTGTGAACCGGGGCGACAGGCACCGGGAACGCGGAGAACCCTACTCCGCCGAATTCGAGTACAATATCGCGCTGGGCCATGACGAACAATGCGTTCGCGCCCTCTTCGGCATGGGACTTGTTTACCTTTCCCGCAATGAAACGGACAAGGCCCGTAATGTTTTCAAGGAACTGGTGGAGATCAACGCCACCTTTGCCCCGGAACACAAACACTTGTTCAACGAATTCGGCATCCAGATGCGCAAACGCGGCATGTTTGAGGAAGCCGTATCCTACTTTCAACGCGGTCTGCGCTTCGATACCGACGATGAAAACCTTTTCTTCAACGCAGCCAGGGCAAACTATGAGATGGGCAACTATCAGGAATGCGTGCGTAATCTGACGGCGAGCCTGGAAATCAACTCCGCTGCCAACGAAGCCAGAGAATTCGCCCGATACCTTCAACAGCACATAGGCCGGCTCATGCGCGAAGCCCGCCTGGAAAACCATATCGCCACCCCGTTGCGTGAAGCCGTGGAGCACGCCAACCTGCTGGCTGAACAGCAGACAGCACCAGACGGCGGCCCGAACGCATCCGAATCCAAAGGCAACCACAAACGGCTGCGGTACGACACCCAGTCCCGCAACATCGACATCCTCAGCTGA
- a CDS encoding PP2C family protein-serine/threonine phosphatase, protein MATTHRIMIVDDEPVNILVLQGLLKNAGFEVISATSGEEARELVREGPPDLILLDIMMPGESGLETCGHLQRNPETTDIPVIFLSCLDRDDNKVEGLNMGAVDYITKPFHGPEVLARIRNHLGFSSRREKIIQSQSRRLGQVQQAQRDMLVQPTDLPEAVFSVEFIPTQEAGGDFYDVVALGDGRVGYLVADVSGHDLGASFLTSSLKALFRQNARSDQSSVETLAAINEVLQGITPPEKFLTAVYAVLDRAAGQLDIALAGHPAPGFLPRNGDPRLLDADGDILGVFSNIELGHLVVPVSPKDRFVFYTDGLVEQSAAPLGREALTRLMTDAGNLPLSGMAQGIVAEVFGYAVPEDDVLVLAVEV, encoded by the coding sequence ATGGCAACAACGCATCGGATTATGATCGTCGATGACGAACCCGTGAACATTTTGGTTCTCCAGGGATTGCTGAAGAATGCCGGGTTTGAGGTCATCTCCGCCACAAGCGGAGAGGAGGCCCGGGAACTGGTCCGCGAGGGGCCACCGGATCTGATCCTGCTCGACATCATGATGCCTGGCGAATCCGGGCTGGAAACTTGCGGCCACTTGCAGCGAAATCCGGAAACAACGGATATTCCGGTTATCTTTTTGTCATGCCTGGATCGGGACGACAACAAGGTGGAAGGCCTGAACATGGGGGCCGTGGACTACATCACGAAGCCCTTTCATGGTCCGGAAGTTTTGGCCAGAATCCGTAATCATCTCGGTTTTTCTAGTCGGCGTGAGAAAATCATTCAGAGCCAGTCCCGGCGTCTTGGTCAGGTGCAGCAAGCTCAACGGGACATGCTTGTGCAGCCTACCGATTTGCCGGAGGCGGTTTTTTCTGTGGAGTTTATCCCGACCCAGGAGGCGGGGGGAGACTTCTACGATGTGGTGGCGTTGGGCGATGGCCGTGTGGGCTATTTGGTGGCCGACGTGAGCGGTCACGATCTGGGCGCATCGTTTCTTACGTCCTCGCTCAAGGCACTCTTTCGTCAAAATGCCCGGAGCGACCAGAGCAGCGTTGAAACATTGGCGGCCATTAATGAGGTTTTGCAGGGCATAACCCCGCCGGAAAAATTCCTCACGGCCGTTTATGCCGTGTTGGATCGTGCTGCGGGGCAGCTGGATATTGCCCTTGCCGGACATCCTGCCCCCGGTTTTTTGCCGCGTAATGGCGATCCCAGGCTGTTGGACGCGGACGGGGATATCCTGGGTGTCTTTTCCAACATTGAATTGGGGCATCTTGTCGTCCCGGTCTCGCCGAAGGATCGCTTCGTGTTCTATACGGATGGACTGGTGGAACAAAGCGCCGCTCCCCTGGGGCGCGAAGCGTTGACCCGGTTGATGACGGATGCCGGGAATCTGCCCCTTTCCGGTATGGCACAGGGTATCGTGGCCGAGGTCTTCGGATACGCCGTGCCGGAGGATGACGTTTTGGTTCTGGCTGTGGAGGTGTGA